CAAGACCCGCCACCGGGACTGCCAGGTGGTCAAGCGCCGCGGGCGCATCTATGTGATCTGCAAATCCAATCCGCGCTTCAAGGCGCGCCAGGGCGGGGCCAAGAACAAATAGGCGCGCGCCGTGGAACCGAAAGTGCTTGAAGTCGCCGTGGTCGGCGCCGGGCCGGCCGGCATCGGCATGGCCGTGGCGCTGCGCCGCCATGGCGTGAACCGGCTGGCGGTGATCGACCGGCATCAGGTGGGGGCCTCGTTCCTGTCCTGGCCGCAGGAGACGCGTTTCATCACGCCGTCGTTCTACAGCAATCCGTTCGGCCTGGCCGACCTGAACGCCGTGACCGAGACCAGCTCGCCGGCGCTGACGGCCGGCATGGAGCACCTGGACGGCCCGCGTTACGCGCAATACCTGGCGCGGGTGGCGCAGGCGCATGACCTGCCGCTGGCGCTGGACTGCGAGGTCTCGGCGCTGACGCGCGGCGCGCGCGGCGAATTCCAGCTGCAGACCTCCAGGGGCGCCGCGCTGGCGCGGGCGGTGATCTGGGCCACGGGCGAATACCAGTACCCCGATCTGCGGCCGTTCGTCGGCGCGGCCGACTGCCTGCATTACGCGCAGGTCGATAGCTGGTCGGCCTTCGAGGCGGGTGAATACCTGGTGATCGGCGGCTATGAGAGCGGCGTGGACGCGGCGGTGAACCTGGTGGCGCGCGGCGCGCGGGTGCAGCTGCTGGCGCGCAAATCGACCTGGGACCCCGCCAGTGCGCACG
The window above is part of the Achromobacter deleyi genome. Proteins encoded here:
- the ykgO gene encoding type B 50S ribosomal protein L36, whose protein sequence is MKVLSSLKDAKTRHRDCQVVKRRGRIYVICKSNPRFKARQGGAKNK
- a CDS encoding NAD(P)/FAD-dependent oxidoreductase, whose product is MLEVAVVGAGPAGIGMAVALRRHGVNRLAVIDRHQVGASFLSWPQETRFITPSFYSNPFGLADLNAVTETSSPALTAGMEHLDGPRYAQYLARVAQAHDLPLALDCEVSALTRGARGEFQLQTSRGAALARAVIWATGEYQYPDLRPFVGAADCLHYAQVDSWSAFEAGEYLVIGGYESGVDAAVNLVARGARVQLLARKSTWDPASAHDPSLSLSPYSRQRLYQALDSGRLEIAFGVNVLEVRRLAAGFSVHAEDGRVFATANAPILGTGFLRGGGAQLIRPCFDWTPDGRPVLSAHDESTLMPGLFLAGPQVRQDRRIYCFIYKFRQRFDSVARMVAQHLGLPPLEAERAAGAWGPFGNADCCDEACEC